The following is a genomic window from Spirosoma foliorum.
AGGGCTTATTATCGTGGATGAAGAGCACGAAACTAGCTATAAACAACACGACCCGGCCCCACGCTACCACGCCCGCGATGTAGCCATTATGCTGGCTCACTGGCAGCAGGCTAAGGTATTGTTAGGTTCGGCCACCCCCTCGCTCGAAACCTACTTTCAGGCTAAGCAAGGACGTTATGGTCTGGTAGAACTTTTCCAGCGATTCGGAAACGCTACATTGCCAAATATTCTTCTGGTGAATCTTCAACAGGAGAAACGGCAGAAAACGATGAAAAATGAATTTTCATCCGCTTTATATACTGCACTCGAAGCCAACATTGAGCGGAAAGAGCAAAGTATTTTGTTCCAGAATCGGCGGGGTTACTCGCCCTATATGCAGTGCGAAGATTGCGACTGGACGGCCGAATGTCCCAATTGTGCGGTAAGCCTGACCTACCACCAGCGCGACGCCGAACTACGCTGCCATTACTGTGGGCATAAAGATCAGGTGCCCCGTACCTGCCCAACCTGCGGCTCTACGAAAGTTAGAACCATTGGTTTCGGCACTGAGAAACTGGAAGATCAATTGCAGATTTTCTTCCCGGAATCGAAAGTGATTCGAATGGATTTAGATACTACGCGCGCCAAAAATGCGTATCAGCAGATCATCCAGGAATTTGAAACGGGGGAGGTCGACATTCTCGTTGGTACCCAGATGATTACAAAAGGATTGGATTTCGATAACGTTAGTCTGGTTGGCATTTTCGACGCCGATCGGCTTATTCATTTCCCTGATTTTCGGGCGACCGAGCGGGCTTTTCAAATGATTACGCAAGTAAGCGGTCGGGCTGGGCGACGTGCCGGAAGGCAAGGAACTGTTCTGATTCAAACCCAAAATCCGCAACAGCCGATTCTGCAAAAAGTGATTCAGAACGACTATAAGGGTTTATATGAAGAAGAAATTCAGGAACGCCAGGATTTTAACTACCCCCCCTTCTGCCGATTGATCAAACTCACCGTTCGGCATACCGACAAACTTACCAGCCATCGTGCCGCCGAGCGTCTTGCTGCCGAATTGACCGATGCGCTGGGTAGCAGCCGGATTCTGGGACCAGAAGAGCCGTTAGTGGAGCGGATTCGGAACCAGTTTCTGTTCGACATTCTTATCAAAATCGAACGCGACAAGGTGAATATCAAGGCCGTGAAAGCCTACATTCAGGAGCGTATCAACGACATCCTGACCGACAAGGGATTACGGCAAGTAAGCATCGTGGCTGATGTGGATTGTTTGTAAGTATTTTACGTTATTGCTTAAAACTCACACAACTATGTTGGCAACAGTAACAGGAACCTACAAAAACGGGCAGATCATTCTGGACGAAGAATTGCCCGTAAAAAGCGAAAACGCCAAAGTAATTGTGACGCTTGTAGAAGATACCGTCGAAAACCAGGAAAAGCCTAAACGCACATCCGGCTTACTGAAAGGGGCATTTGTAGGTGAATATTGGTTTTCCAAAGAATTTAACGATCCTTTGGACGACTTAAAAGATTATATGTAATGAATGTTTTGTTGGATACTCAAGCTGTTATATGGTACGTAACAGATGAGTCTTTATTGACTCCAAAGGCTCGTACGGTAATTAACGGTGCCGATCTAGCTTACGTTAGCGCAGTCAGTTTTTATGAGATTGCAATAAAACTTGCCATAGGTAAAGACGCAGGTATAAAGCGCTCCTTACCTGACATTATTAAACTTGTTCTTAAGTCAGGATTTCTTTGGCTACCTATGGCTGCTAATCATATTGAAACTTATTCATCAGTTCCCCTCTTAGATAACCATAAAGATCCTTTCGATCGAATGATCCTGGCAACTGCCCTCGCCGATAATTTGATTATTATTTCATCCGATCACAATTTCCCGCTCTACAGCGACCTTGTCACAACCATCTGGTAACGTCAGTCTTCTAAGGTTTCCCGTAAAATTTCCATTAATACAACTGTTTATAAGCCCATCCGGTTATTTTTGCACCGGCTTCTGGCCGATTTTGCCCAATTTTCCATCCTATGTCAAAGAAAACCAAGATCGTAGCCACCGTTGGCCCGGCTTCCGAAACCAAAGAACAATTGCTGGCATTAGCCAAAGCTGGAGTAAATGTATTCCGGCTCAACTTCTCCCACGGCACTCACGAAGACCATCTGCAGCGGCTTACCCTCATCCGCGAAATCAACGAAGAATTCAACTTAAACCTCTGTGTATTACAGGATTTACAAGGTCCCAAAATTCGTATTGGTAACGTTGAGCATAAAGATGGCGTACTAATCGTACCGGGTCAGGAACTCGTTTTCACCAACGACGACATTATTGGCACTGCCGAACGGGTAAGTACGCCTTACAAAGACATGTACCGCGATGTACATCCAGGTGAACGTATCCTGATGGACGATGGCAAACTGGAAGTGCGCGTTCTGCGTACCGAAGGGACCGATGTTGTTACCGAAGTTGTTTATGGTGGTTCGATGAAATCGAAGAAAGGCGTTAACCTGCCTAATACGAAAGTATCGATGCCAGCGGTAACGGAAAAAGACTGGACCGATCTCGAATTTGGCCTCGAACACGATGCAGAATGGATTGCGCTGTCGTTCGTACGAGAAGCGTCTGAAATTCTCGAAATTAAGGAATACATCAAATCGAAAGGCAAAAAGAGTCGCGTTATTGCGAAAATCGAAAAGCCCGAAGCGATTCAAAACATCGACGAGATCGTTGCTGCAACTGATGGCTTAATGGTTGCTCGGGGTGACCTCGGGGTTGAATTACCCGCCGAAGAGGTACCGATGATCCAGAAAATGCTGGTTGAGAAATGTAACAAAGCGGGCAAGCCCGTTATTGTAGCTACGCAGATGCTCGAAAGCATGATCGATGCTCCTCGTCCAACCCGTGCTGAAATCAACGATATTGCCAACTCCGTAATGGACGGTGCCGATGCAGTTATGTTGAGCGCCGAAACAGCGTCGGGTAAATACCCAATTCTGGCAGTTGAAAGCATGGCAAATACCATCAAACAGGTTGAAGCCACTACCGATAAAATTTATTATCGCTACCACGCCTATGTGAATGAGCACCCAACCGAAAACGTGCTCAACGATAACGTGGTTATGAGTGCCTGTCGCCTAGCCCGTGATACCCACGCGAAGGCAATTATTGGGATCACGAACTCGGGTTATACCGCCGTTCGGATTTCACACCACCGCCCAAAAGCGGATCTGTACGTTTTCTCTAACGACGCACAACTACGGAACACGCTTGGTTTATATTGGGGTGTACAAGTGCTTCCTTACGAGCCAGATCTAACCCTGACGGTTGATCAGACAGTTGAGGCCATTAAACAAACGCTTATAGGACAAGGTAAGCTGCAATCTGGCGATATTTTCATCAATACGCTCAGCATGCCGTTAACGCAGTCTCGCAAAACGAATACCGTCAAATTGAGCACGGTCGATTAGCAATGGAATAAGCTGGCGCGGGTATTTACCCGTGTCTTTAATTTTGTCAGCATTCGCTGACGCATGAACAGAGGAAATACCAGCAAATGCTGGCTATATAAGAAGGCACGAGTGAATACTCGCGCCAGACAGC
Proteins encoded in this region:
- the priA gene encoding replication restart helicase PriA → MADTLKIGARVIVPFGKKNSRVLTAVVAKLHNSPPTAYQARYISEVLDEYPLVTGYQLELFRWMAEYYMCCIGDVMNVALPSGLKISSQSKVQANPDFDYPELLTEFEGTLLVELKKHPALSYEELGRLAGEGTNVPALIKSLVGKKAVIVFEEVREKYIPKMIRKVRLHPNYEEKEQLLVLLQRLEKLPKQQEVVMRYLSHVPMQRSPELNQKGLDKTILNQDDELSQSSLTTLIKNQVFETFEVIQPRFSDNAAPQVEIKLTDAQQTASSQIMAQFENQNIVLLHGITGSGKTEVYIELIQQALDSGSQVLYLLPEIALTTQIVVRLQRVFGDKMGIYHSKFSDNERVEVWKGVVSGQYQFVVGVRSAVFLPFDNLGLIIVDEEHETSYKQHDPAPRYHARDVAIMLAHWQQAKVLLGSATPSLETYFQAKQGRYGLVELFQRFGNATLPNILLVNLQQEKRQKTMKNEFSSALYTALEANIERKEQSILFQNRRGYSPYMQCEDCDWTAECPNCAVSLTYHQRDAELRCHYCGHKDQVPRTCPTCGSTKVRTIGFGTEKLEDQLQIFFPESKVIRMDLDTTRAKNAYQQIIQEFETGEVDILVGTQMITKGLDFDNVSLVGIFDADRLIHFPDFRATERAFQMITQVSGRAGRRAGRQGTVLIQTQNPQQPILQKVIQNDYKGLYEEEIQERQDFNYPPFCRLIKLTVRHTDKLTSHRAAERLAAELTDALGSSRILGPEEPLVERIRNQFLFDILIKIERDKVNIKAVKAYIQERINDILTDKGLRQVSIVADVDCL
- a CDS encoding type II toxin-antitoxin system VapC family toxin, which produces MNVLLDTQAVIWYVTDESLLTPKARTVINGADLAYVSAVSFYEIAIKLAIGKDAGIKRSLPDIIKLVLKSGFLWLPMAANHIETYSSVPLLDNHKDPFDRMILATALADNLIIISSDHNFPLYSDLVTTIW
- the pyk gene encoding pyruvate kinase; the protein is MSKKTKIVATVGPASETKEQLLALAKAGVNVFRLNFSHGTHEDHLQRLTLIREINEEFNLNLCVLQDLQGPKIRIGNVEHKDGVLIVPGQELVFTNDDIIGTAERVSTPYKDMYRDVHPGERILMDDGKLEVRVLRTEGTDVVTEVVYGGSMKSKKGVNLPNTKVSMPAVTEKDWTDLEFGLEHDAEWIALSFVREASEILEIKEYIKSKGKKSRVIAKIEKPEAIQNIDEIVAATDGLMVARGDLGVELPAEEVPMIQKMLVEKCNKAGKPVIVATQMLESMIDAPRPTRAEINDIANSVMDGADAVMLSAETASGKYPILAVESMANTIKQVEATTDKIYYRYHAYVNEHPTENVLNDNVVMSACRLARDTHAKAIIGITNSGYTAVRISHHRPKADLYVFSNDAQLRNTLGLYWGVQVLPYEPDLTLTVDQTVEAIKQTLIGQGKLQSGDIFINTLSMPLTQSRKTNTVKLSTVD